Within the Pseudomonas guangdongensis genome, the region CCAGGCATCGCCGTACTGGCGCTGGCCGAGGTCGCTGCGGCTGGCCGGCTCGCCGCAGCGCTCCAGCACCACCAGGGCGTGGTCGCCGCTGCTGACCAGCGCGCTGCCGCAGCGCAGGGTGGCCGCCTGCGCCGGCAGGCCGGACAGTGCCAGCAGCAGGGCGGCCAGCAGCGGCGGCAGATGCCGGCGGGGGTGGTCAGCGCGCCGCGCGTGCTGGTGGGTTGGGCCGGGATGCATGGCGCTCACTCGCTGTCCAGATGCAGGGGGACGGCGATCCGCGCGGGATCGTCGCCGGCCGCCTCGGCGACGCCGACTTCGAGCAGGTAGATGCGCGCATCGTCGATGCCGCCCTGCTCGACCAGATGCTGCTTGATCGCCTGCGCCCGTTCCTGGGCCAGCTGGCGCAGCAGCAGCGGGCTCTGCGCCCAGCCGTCGAGCACCGCCTGGCGCAGCCGGGCGCTGCGCTGGTCGGCGTCCAGTTCGCCCCAGGCAGCGGGAGGCTGCTGCTTGAGGCGCGCACGGTAGATGCCTTCCAGCAGGCTGGGCTTGAGTTCGTCGGGCACCTGCAGCTGACCGGCCTCGGCCGGCACCTTGTCGCCGCGGCGCTGCAGCATGCGGTACCAGGTTTCCTGGTATTCGCGCTCCAGGCGCCGCGCGGCGAGCAGCGGGCCGTCGAGGCTCGGGCGGCTGCTGCCTTCCACTTCCAGACGTAGCTGCGGGCGCTGCTGCAGGCCCCGGGCCAGCGGGGCGAGGATCGCGCGGGCACCGTCGTCCAGAACGCCGCTGCCGGCGGCGAAGGGCACGCTGTCGAGACGCTCGCTGCCGCCCTCGGCGAGCCCTGCGAGCAGCGCGAAGGGCGCCTGCGCGGCGCGCAGCACCAGGTTGCGCAGGGTCTGCCAGACGATCGGCACCACGCTGAATTCGGGGTTGTTGAGGTTGCCCTGCACCGGCAGGGCGATGTCGATGTTGCCGTCGCGATCCTTGAGCAGAGCCACCGCCAGGCGCACCGGCAGGTCGGTGGCACTGGGGCTTTCGACCCGTTCGCCGAGCTGCAGATCCTCCAGCAGCACCCGGTTGTCGGCGTTCAGCCGACCCTGTTCGATGCGATAGTGCAGGTCGAGGTTGAGGCGGCCCTTGCGGATCTTGTAGCCGGCGAACTTGCCGGCGTAGGGGGTCAGGGTGGTCAGCTCGACGCGCTGGAAGCGGGTGGCGATGTCGAGGCTGTGCAGCGGAGCGAAGGGCGTCAGCTGGCCGCGGATGCTCACCGGGGCGTAGCGGTCGACCTTGCCGCGGATGTCCACCGTGGCCGGCTGCGCGGAACTGTTGTCGATACGGCCGATGCGCCCGTCCAGCTGTTGGATGGCGGTGGCGAAGTTGGGGGTCAGCGAGAGGTCGGCGAAGTGTGCCGAGCCGTCGCGGATCTCGATGCCGCCGATCCGTACCTGCAGCGGCGCGCCCGGCGTGGCGGGCGTGCTGCGCGGCGGCTGGGGAATCATCAGCTCCTGGAGGTTGGTGCTCAGGTCCTCGTTGATGATGAAGCGCGCATAGGGGCGCTGCAGCGCGATTTGGCGCACCTGCAGCGACTGGCCGTGGCGGTAGCTCAGGCCGTCGAGGCGCATCTGCTGCCAGCGCACCAGGTCGCGGTTCTTCAGGGTGTCCAGGGTGTGCAGCTGGTCGATCCGCGCGCTGCCGTCGAGCGCCAGGCGCAGCGGCGCGGCGCCCTGCAGGTCGAGGTCGAACTCGCCGCCGAACAGGCCGCTGCGCAGCTCCACGCGGACGAAGGGCTCCAGGTAGGCCTGCAGCGGGCGCAGGTCGAGATCGCTGGCGCTGAGCTTGAGGTGTCCGGCCAGCGGCTGCAGTTGCAGCCGGCCCTCGGCTTGTAGGCG harbors:
- a CDS encoding DUF2845 domain-containing protein → MHPGPTHQHARRADHPRRHLPPLLAALLLALSGLPAQAATLRCGSALVSSGDHALVVLERCGEPASRSDLGQRQYGDAWGNFERLRIEEWVYGPRHGMYYFLRFEGERLTGITSRRRR
- a CDS encoding DUF748 domain-containing protein, with protein sequence MTKGLRRGLTALVLAPLLYAMLGFIGVPLLVLQLAEQQFAERLNVPAGLKQVGFNPFNLQLTLRGLQLGAPGSEVLQVGHLLADLQLDSLWRGELHLRELRVLQLRLAVELAEDGRLNLAQLLVPSTAAAEPPADARPFPLRIDRLRLDGQLSFADRRPAIGVEQHYRQLTLSLDDFTTHDSQTASLSLTASGPHGAALDVQGRLGLQPLQASGRFSLGDTALSRWWPYARSALPWQLQDGRLSLGSDYRLEWRDAAPYLRLDNPRIDLTDLQLQQADGAPLLALGRLQLGSGHLEWSPASALSLHDGHLQLDALRLQGPPGRTPLDLESLSVAGLALDSASRRLAVGQLHSRGLNLQAGRERDGRLDWQAYLEQQLQALARHRAAGQTSEVAAPAASRAAAPPPWQLRIAQLQLRGWRARLEDRLPASPVALDLGPLDLDLGDLALPGSQPLALRLDSALGQRGRLQAEGRLQLQPLAGHLKLSASDLDLRPLQAYLEPFVRVELRSGLFGGEFDLDLQGAAPLRLALDGSARIDQLHTLDTLKNRDLVRWQQMRLDGLSYRHGQSLQVRQIALQRPYARFIINEDLSTNLQELMIPQPPRSTPATPGAPLQVRIGGIEIRDGSAHFADLSLTPNFATAIQQLDGRIGRIDNSSAQPATVDIRGKVDRYAPVSIRGQLTPFAPLHSLDIATRFQRVELTTLTPYAGKFAGYKIRKGRLNLDLHYRIEQGRLNADNRVLLEDLQLGERVESPSATDLPVRLAVALLKDRDGNIDIALPVQGNLNNPEFSVVPIVWQTLRNLVLRAAQAPFALLAGLAEGGSERLDSVPFAAGSGVLDDGARAILAPLARGLQQRPQLRLEVEGSSRPSLDGPLLAARRLEREYQETWYRMLQRRGDKVPAEAGQLQVPDELKPSLLEGIYRARLKQQPPAAWGELDADQRSARLRQAVLDGWAQSPLLLRQLAQERAQAIKQHLVEQGGIDDARIYLLEVGVAEAAGDDPARIAVPLHLDSE